From one Sphingobacteriales bacterium genomic stretch:
- a CDS encoding heavy metal translocating P-type ATPase, whose amino-acid sequence MIHTYKITGMSCDGCRTKVEKTLNAVEGISAVVTLNPPIATITMEKHIPIEQLQTALTTAGNYTIEMFNNQNIAAKIDTTDETKSCCSSHNKHTTDIKPLPKNCNGKYYCPMHCEGDKMYDKAGNCPVCGMNLEKVPELTVQKTQYTCPMHPEIIRDAPGACPICGMDLIPITTALSEEDNTYKELLKKMIVSTAFTVPIFVIAMLEMIPGLHLTSLMPQIAWNWLQFGLSLPVVFYACWMYFQRAWTSIRTMNLNMFTLIGIGAGAAFLFSIIAMLFPNIFPDQFKSHNGTVFVYFEAVTVILTLVLLGQLLEARAHSQTSGAIKELLKLAPTEATLVLDGIDKVIAIDDIKKGDLLRVKPGEKIPVDGIITDGSSNVDESMITGEPIPVDKKKDDKVSTGTINGTKSFIMRAEKIGAETLLAQIIEMVNTASRSRAPIQKLADKISKYFVPIVIFISIVTFIAWAIFGVESPYVFAFVNAIAVLIIACPCALGLATPMSIMVGVGKGAQNGVLIKNAEALENMNKINVLITDKTGTITEGKPSVEKVVAFNTFDENELLKYSASLNQYSEHPLAEAVVKFAKLKTIGIVDVKDFEAVAGKGVVGTITDKKIALGNKKLMEQAQAVISSEIEKQITNEQILGKTVSYIAVDGVIQGYVTITDAIKTTSKNAIKTLIEQGVEVIMLTGDNHNTAKAVADELHLTNFKAECLPQDKLNEIKRLQAEGKIVAMAGDGINDAPALAQADIGIAMGTGTDVAIESSEITLLKGDLQGIVKAKNLSHSVMKNIKQNLFFAFFYNVLGIPVAAGVLYPVFGILLSPMIAAAAMSFSSVSVIANSLRLRSIKL is encoded by the coding sequence ATGATACATACTTATAAAATAACAGGCATGAGTTGTGATGGATGCAGAACGAAAGTTGAAAAAACATTGAATGCAGTAGAAGGTATTTCTGCTGTCGTTACGTTAAATCCGCCGATTGCAACCATTACAATGGAAAAACATATTCCGATTGAACAATTGCAAACTGCTTTAACAACTGCGGGTAATTATACCATAGAAATGTTTAACAATCAAAACATAGCTGCTAAAATAGATACTACTGATGAAACAAAATCATGTTGTTCATCACACAATAAACATACAACAGATATAAAACCGCTTCCAAAAAATTGCAACGGAAAATATTATTGTCCGATGCATTGTGAGGGAGACAAAATGTATGACAAAGCAGGTAATTGCCCTGTATGCGGAATGAATTTAGAAAAAGTTCCTGAACTTACTGTACAAAAAACGCAGTACACTTGTCCGATGCATCCTGAAATTATTAGAGATGCACCCGGTGCCTGTCCTATTTGTGGTATGGATTTAATTCCGATAACAACAGCACTTAGCGAAGAAGATAATACATACAAGGAACTATTAAAAAAAATGATAGTTTCTACCGCTTTTACAGTTCCAATCTTTGTAATTGCAATGTTGGAAATGATCCCGGGTCTACACTTGACAAGCCTTATGCCACAAATAGCGTGGAACTGGTTACAATTTGGCTTGTCCTTACCTGTTGTTTTTTATGCGTGCTGGATGTACTTTCAAAGAGCCTGGACTTCCATTAGAACCATGAATTTGAACATGTTTACATTAATAGGAATCGGCGCAGGTGCTGCATTCTTGTTTAGTATTATTGCAATGCTTTTTCCTAATATCTTTCCTGACCAGTTTAAAAGTCATAACGGAACAGTCTTTGTATATTTTGAAGCAGTAACAGTTATTCTGACATTGGTTTTATTAGGACAATTATTAGAAGCAAGAGCGCACAGTCAAACCAGTGGAGCAATTAAAGAACTTTTAAAATTAGCACCGACAGAAGCTACCTTGGTGTTAGACGGTATAGATAAAGTCATTGCCATTGATGACATTAAGAAAGGTGATTTATTACGTGTAAAACCGGGTGAAAAAATTCCTGTGGATGGTATTATAACAGATGGAAGCAGCAACGTGGATGAATCAATGATTACTGGTGAACCCATTCCGGTGGATAAGAAAAAAGATGACAAAGTGAGTACAGGAACTATCAATGGCACTAAATCATTTATAATGAGAGCAGAGAAAATTGGTGCCGAAACATTACTCGCACAGATTATTGAAATGGTAAATACTGCAAGTCGTTCAAGAGCACCAATTCAAAAGTTAGCCGATAAAATTTCAAAATACTTTGTACCGATAGTAATTTTTATTTCAATAGTTACATTTATTGCATGGGCGATATTCGGCGTAGAATCACCTTATGTTTTTGCATTCGTTAATGCTATCGCTGTGTTAATTATAGCTTGTCCCTGTGCTTTAGGATTAGCAACGCCAATGTCTATAATGGTGGGTGTAGGTAAAGGTGCGCAAAATGGTGTCCTCATAAAAAATGCGGAAGCATTGGAGAATATGAATAAGATTAATGTGCTGATTACAGATAAAACAGGCACGATTACAGAAGGAAAACCATCCGTTGAAAAAGTAGTAGCATTTAATACATTCGATGAAAATGAATTACTAAAATACAGCGCATCATTAAATCAATACAGCGAACATCCATTAGCAGAAGCCGTAGTGAAATTCGCAAAATTGAAAACAATAGGGATTGTTGACGTAAAGGATTTTGAAGCCGTTGCCGGAAAAGGTGTTGTCGGTACAATAACAGATAAGAAAATAGCTTTAGGAAATAAAAAACTGATGGAACAAGCGCAAGCGGTTATTTCATCGGAGATTGAAAAGCAAATTACTAATGAGCAGATATTAGGAAAAACAGTTTCTTATATTGCTGTTGATGGAGTAATTCAGGGATACGTAACCATTACAGATGCTATAAAAACAACAAGTAAGAATGCAATAAAAACATTAATAGAACAAGGCGTGGAAGTTATCATGCTGACTGGTGATAATCATAATACAGCAAAAGCAGTGGCAGATGAATTGCATCTAACTAACTTTAAGGCGGAATGTTTGCCACAGGATAAATTAAATGAAATTAAGCGATTACAAGCGGAAGGTAAAATTGTTGCAATGGCGGGTGATGGTATAAATGACGCACCTGCTCTGGCACAGGCAGACATTGGTATCGCAATGGGTACAGGAACGGATGTTGCTATCGAAAGTTCAGAAATTACCTTATTAAAAGGCGATTTGCAGGGTATAGTAAAAGCAAAGAATTTAAGTCATTCCGTAATGAAAAACATTAAGCAAAATTTATTTTTCGCATTCTTTTATAATGTATTAGGTATTCCTGTTGCAGCAGGTGTTTTATATCCTGTATTTGGAATATTATTATCACCTATGATTGCCGCTGCTGCTATGAGTTTCAGTTCAGTATCTGTAATAGCAAATTCATTAAGATTAAGAAGTATAAAACTATAA
- a CDS encoding thermonuclease family protein — protein sequence MVRFYKILFIIISLAFCLKLSANDSARVVCVKDGDTYVLRKGNTYFTLRLKNVDAPELKQPYGYLSFVYTSKLISGKMVSYDSTGKDLYGRVLADIWINNQRLDSMLIRNGWAWHYQTYSKDSLLKSLMVIAINEKTGLWKCGMTGVCPPSFWRSYNLKDRSKYCNTCK from the coding sequence ATGGTTCGATTTTATAAGATATTATTTATCATTATTTCTTTGGCATTTTGCTTGAAGTTATCAGCAAATGATAGTGCAAGAGTTGTTTGTGTCAAAGATGGAGATACTTATGTTTTGAGAAAAGGAAATACATATTTTACTTTACGTCTCAAAAATGTTGATGCACCTGAATTAAAACAACCTTATGGTTATTTATCATTCGTGTACACAAGTAAATTAATATCAGGTAAAATGGTATCGTATGACAGTACCGGGAAAGATTTGTATGGTAGAGTGCTTGCTGATATTTGGATTAATAATCAACGACTGGACAGTATGCTAATTCGTAATGGATGGGCATGGCATTATCAAACATACAGTAAAGATTCACTTTTAAAATCTTTGATGGTGATTGCAATAAATGAAAAAACAGGACTTTGGAAGTGTGGAATGACTGGCGTTTGTCCACCTTCCTTTTGGAGATCATATAATTTAAAAGACAGAAGTAAATATTGTAATACTTGTAAATAA
- a CDS encoding DUF423 domain-containing protein yields the protein MQKTFGIIVAVYGALAVILGAFGAHALKDKLDAYQHTIYEKAVSYQFYHVIALMAVVFLADKIQAKTLTLAGWFFTAGILLFSGSLYLLATRSLLGTDALTPVLGPVTPLGGLCLITGWVLLAISFTKL from the coding sequence ATGCAAAAGACCTTTGGAATCATTGTCGCTGTTTACGGAGCATTGGCCGTCATACTGGGTGCTTTCGGCGCACATGCTCTGAAAGACAAGCTGGATGCCTATCAACATACGATTTATGAAAAAGCCGTCAGCTACCAGTTTTACCACGTCATAGCCCTTATGGCAGTTGTATTTTTAGCCGATAAGATACAGGCAAAGACTCTGACATTGGCGGGCTGGTTTTTCACCGCCGGCATCCTGTTGTTTTCCGGTTCCTTATATTTACTGGCCACCCGCAGTTTACTGGGTACGGATGCACTGACTCCTGTTTTAGGACCGGTTACACCATTGGGCGGTTTATGTCTTATCACAGGCTGGGTTTTGCTGGCAATTTCTTTCACCAAACTGTAA
- a CDS encoding TonB-dependent receptor — MKKTPAFFLFLLSFSLLLLTLSLSAQPPQGLNGPPPAIGRIYGKVLDAAKNTPLEYSSVTIQNLKDSSKIYGGLVDEKGNFEISNIRLGAYRLTVSFVGYTDYVIEKLSIIPPDKVETNLGTLKVQEDTKVLQEVEITGEKSIMTVNAEKKVFNIEKNIMTAGGSATDALKQVPVVEVDQDGNLSMRGSGNLKVFINGRPSGITSNNTKAILDAIPSSQIESIEVINNPSAKYDAEGEVGIINIVLKKNTKIGLNGNFTVGYGTKYDINTGVTLNFRKKSISFSTSYNFRFTESYYKGIGERYNFYPGQPPFYLNTNDYGTTLNFSNTINSSLDWYIKEKNTLSFSLLLSESNGNGKGKVNTDFLDSLFNYINSYDRYSNSKNVNWNGEVNASFRRTFKDNSNDLVIAGNYAYSDRTSKPVRYVQKTLDVNDKEVLMIPQRQTNSNYNTGHSGFVQADYTQPFKKIQSRLEFGYRFNMRDYTTELYADSLNTTTLVTVYDSSISNRYRYQEMIHAGYIIFGGSIKKIANYKAGIRLENTNIDLTQNVGSQSYRQKYFDYFPSASLSFNLKKNHSLSVSYSKRINRPNPEQLNPFGNYSDPYNILTGNPGMKPAYTHAAEITHVKNIDIKPGKRDSTFQRSVFFSTTVYYRYAYNVFTRFRTVDSLGRSVVNFDNLNTGQNIGVEFTNKTTLFRWWNFVLSANLFYNKIQGNVPNGEVDATTNSFQYNLRLMNTFNLTPRATLQLMVSYRSKIKFLQGEITPMVFANIGFRYDFLKENRASIAVNVSDIFHSQYFGVSTNGSTFDGTVRRYWESTVGNIVFTYRFGKSEQKQGMPKQKKSNFEDSGSGVEGGG; from the coding sequence ATGAAAAAAACACCCGCTTTCTTCCTTTTTCTTTTGTCCTTCTCTCTGCTCCTGCTGACTCTCTCCCTATCCGCTCAGCCGCCGCAGGGATTGAACGGACCGCCGCCTGCTATCGGCAGGATTTACGGGAAGGTACTGGATGCAGCCAAAAATACCCCATTGGAGTATTCTTCTGTGACTATCCAGAACCTGAAAGATTCCAGCAAAATATACGGAGGCCTTGTAGATGAAAAAGGAAATTTTGAAATCTCCAATATCCGCTTAGGTGCCTATAGACTTACCGTCAGTTTTGTAGGATATACGGACTATGTGATTGAAAAACTATCAATCATTCCGCCGGACAAAGTGGAAACGAATCTGGGCACCCTTAAAGTTCAGGAAGATACAAAGGTATTGCAGGAAGTGGAAATCACCGGAGAGAAGAGCATCATGACCGTGAATGCGGAAAAAAAGGTTTTTAATATCGAAAAAAATATCATGACGGCAGGCGGTTCCGCAACGGATGCCCTGAAACAGGTGCCTGTTGTGGAGGTAGATCAGGATGGCAATCTTTCCATGCGCGGTTCGGGCAATTTAAAGGTCTTTATCAATGGGCGGCCTTCGGGAATTACGTCCAACAATACGAAAGCGATACTCGATGCCATTCCCTCTTCCCAGATTGAGAGTATAGAAGTCATTAATAATCCATCAGCCAAATACGATGCGGAAGGAGAAGTGGGAATCATCAACATTGTCCTGAAAAAAAACACCAAAATAGGGCTAAACGGAAATTTCACCGTTGGATACGGCACCAAATACGATATCAATACAGGAGTGACACTCAATTTCAGGAAGAAAAGTATCAGCTTTTCGACCTCTTATAACTTTCGGTTTACCGAATCCTATTACAAAGGGATCGGCGAACGGTATAATTTTTATCCCGGACAGCCTCCGTTCTACCTGAACACCAATGATTATGGTACAACCCTGAATTTTTCCAACACGATCAACTCCAGTTTAGACTGGTACATAAAGGAAAAAAACACCTTATCGTTTTCTTTGCTGCTGAGTGAATCCAACGGCAATGGAAAAGGGAAGGTGAATACTGATTTTTTGGATTCCCTGTTTAATTACATCAATTCTTACGACCGATATTCCAACTCGAAGAATGTAAACTGGAATGGGGAGGTCAATGCTTCCTTCAGAAGAACATTCAAAGACAACAGCAATGACCTGGTCATTGCAGGGAATTATGCCTATTCTGACAGAACCAGCAAGCCTGTTCGCTATGTGCAAAAGACATTAGATGTAAACGACAAGGAGGTTTTGATGATTCCGCAACGGCAAACCAACAGCAACTATAATACCGGCCACTCCGGGTTTGTGCAGGCAGATTATACGCAGCCATTCAAAAAGATCCAATCAAGGCTGGAATTCGGTTATCGGTTCAATATGCGTGACTATACCACCGAACTATATGCTGATTCGTTGAATACCACCACGCTGGTGACCGTTTATGACAGTTCCATTTCCAATAGATACCGATATCAGGAAATGATCCATGCCGGTTATATCATTTTTGGCGGAAGCATCAAAAAAATCGCCAACTACAAAGCCGGCATACGGCTGGAAAATACAAACATCGATTTGACGCAGAATGTAGGCAGCCAATCCTACCGTCAAAAATATTTTGATTACTTCCCGTCAGCATCCTTGTCCTTCAATTTAAAAAAGAACCATTCACTAAGTGTGAGTTACAGCAAACGTATCAACCGGCCAAACCCGGAACAGCTCAATCCGTTTGGCAACTACAGCGATCCGTATAACATCCTGACCGGTAATCCGGGAATGAAACCTGCCTACACACATGCGGCAGAAATAACCCATGTCAAAAACATAGATATCAAACCGGGAAAAAGAGATTCCACCTTTCAGCGAAGCGTCTTTTTCAGCACCACCGTTTATTATCGTTACGCATACAATGTTTTCACCCGTTTCAGAACGGTTGACAGCCTTGGCCGTTCTGTTGTAAACTTTGACAACCTGAATACCGGACAAAATATCGGTGTGGAGTTTACCAATAAGACAACCCTATTCAGGTGGTGGAATTTTGTGCTGTCTGCTAATTTATTTTACAATAAGATACAGGGAAATGTGCCTAATGGCGAGGTGGATGCCACCACCAACAGTTTTCAGTATAACCTGCGGTTAATGAATACGTTTAACCTTACTCCAAGGGCAACGCTTCAGCTCATGGTTTCTTACAGAAGCAAAATCAAGTTCCTTCAGGGAGAAATCACTCCGATGGTTTTTGCCAATATCGGATTCCGTTATGATTTCTTAAAGGAAAACAGAGCGAGCATCGCAGTAAATGTAAGCGACATATTTCATTCTCAGTATTTTGGTGTTTCCACCAATGGCAGTACATTTGACGGCACTGTCAGACGTTATTGGGAAAGTACCGTGGGCAATATAGTGTTTACCTATCGTTTTGGGAAGTCAGAGCAAAAACAAGGTATGCCCAAACAGAAGAAATCCAACTTTGAAGACAGTGGCAGCGGCGTGGAAGGCGGCGGATAG
- a CDS encoding tetratricopeptide repeat protein, whose product MNNSAVVAQSGDPVFDFAKQQFDDKLYLPAISSLKGYIARKPNDANALYLLAKCYSEIGDFTQANVTYEKVLKFKPKIFELYEDLGNNNKKQNKFDIAAEYYTKALLIRDTSIRVLNNRGMCFYYLENFEAAIRDFNKVIKLDSTYYLAYNNRGSSRYNNQNIAEASIIDLRMAETDFNKCLKLQPDFQLAYRNRGIVRYYMDSLNTAYKDLWTAIQLDPDDANAHYYLGKTLYKQNKYPIAIQFYDNAIKLVNYKSDMFLDRGICKLEMGEFGGAKEDFVMASLINKQDPKIPYNMARLYAAEADKSGFIFALRRAKELGLFINGRYFTYINKDKYFANYLKDKDFMELIEELKWGK is encoded by the coding sequence GTGAATAACTCAGCTGTTGTTGCACAGTCCGGTGACCCGGTTTTCGACTTCGCCAAACAGCAGTTCGATGATAAATTATACCTCCCTGCCATCTCTTCCCTTAAAGGATACATAGCCAGAAAACCAAATGATGCCAATGCCTTATACCTGCTGGCAAAGTGTTATTCTGAAATAGGAGATTTTACACAGGCTAATGTTACCTATGAAAAGGTTTTAAAGTTTAAACCCAAAATATTTGAATTGTACGAAGATTTAGGAAACAACAACAAAAAACAAAATAAATTTGATATTGCAGCTGAATACTACACCAAAGCATTGTTGATAAGGGATACCAGCATCCGTGTACTGAACAACCGCGGTATGTGTTTTTATTACCTGGAGAATTTTGAAGCGGCCATCAGGGATTTTAATAAAGTCATTAAACTGGATTCTACCTATTACCTGGCCTATAACAACAGAGGTTCTTCCAGGTATAATAATCAGAATATAGCCGAAGCAAGTATAATCGATTTACGCATGGCAGAAACGGATTTTAATAAATGCCTTAAACTCCAGCCTGACTTTCAGCTGGCCTACAGAAACAGAGGTATCGTTCGTTACTATATGGACAGCCTGAATACGGCCTATAAGGATTTGTGGACAGCTATCCAGCTGGATCCGGACGATGCCAACGCTCACTATTATTTGGGTAAAACATTGTATAAGCAGAATAAATACCCGATTGCCATTCAGTTTTATGACAATGCAATCAAATTGGTGAATTATAAATCAGATATGTTCCTGGATCGTGGTATCTGTAAACTGGAAATGGGAGAGTTTGGGGGGGCTAAGGAAGATTTTGTCATGGCTTCACTTATCAATAAACAAGACCCGAAGATACCTTATAATATGGCACGTTTATATGCGGCAGAAGCAGACAAATCAGGTTTTATCTTTGCTCTGAGAAGAGCCAAAGAACTTGGACTATTTATAAATGGCAGGTATTTTACTTATATAAACAAAGATAAGTATTTTGCCAATTATCTGAAAGATAAAGATTTTATGGAGCTCATTGAAGAGTTGAAGTGGGGAAAGTAA
- a CDS encoding alpha-galactosidase: MHSWTYTYIQLPKRHLLFLGSLNDNIGYTIFEHNAVRNQLLIKKDCEGLAVQNETVLMDILHIQSYEFVCFQRYFEAQQLKSVHVKPAIGWTSWYYYYTNISEKIIEDNLLSFAKITFPIEIFQIDDGYQKAVGDWLHFNARFPNGLTSIVDKIHAQGVKAGLWLAPLACEHDSFIVREKPDWIVKDDKGSFLRSGLIRSGVIGFMLWMFTTRKCGLI, encoded by the coding sequence GTGCATAGCTGGACCTATACCTATATCCAGCTTCCCAAACGCCACCTGTTGTTTTTGGGTTCTTTGAATGACAACATAGGATATACCATTTTTGAGCACAATGCTGTACGTAATCAGTTACTGATTAAAAAGGATTGTGAAGGATTGGCCGTGCAGAACGAAACCGTTCTGATGGATATACTGCATATTCAATCGTATGAGTTTGTCTGTTTCCAGCGATATTTTGAGGCCCAGCAATTAAAATCTGTTCATGTCAAACCAGCTATCGGCTGGACCAGCTGGTATTATTACTATACTAACATTTCCGAAAAAATCATTGAAGACAATTTGCTTTCTTTTGCCAAAATAACGTTCCCTATTGAAATTTTTCAGATTGATGACGGATATCAGAAAGCGGTAGGCGACTGGCTGCATTTCAATGCACGCTTCCCGAATGGCCTGACTTCCATCGTTGACAAAATCCATGCACAAGGTGTGAAAGCGGGATTGTGGCTGGCACCGCTGGCTTGCGAACATGATTCCTTCATTGTAAGAGAAAAACCAGACTGGATTGTGAAAGACGATAAAGGCAGTTTTTTAAGATCGGGTTTAATCCGCTCTGGAGTTATTGGTTTTATGCTCTGGATGTTTACAACGAGGAAGTGCGGGCTTATCTGA
- a CDS encoding 3-hydroxybutyryl-CoA dehydrogenase, whose translation MKQITVIGSGTMGNGIAHVCAQFGYQVALVDIAQTALNKAIQTITKNLDRQIQKGAITEDIKSTTLQNIQTYTELKAAAANSDLVIEAASEHFSIKEKIFKELDEVCPLHCILASNTSSISITRIAAVTKRPDRVIGMHFMNPVPVMKLVEVIRGYATSDETTHLVFEVSKALQKIPVEVTDYPGFVANRILMPMINEAIYSLYEGVAGVHEIDTVMKLGMAHPMGPLQLADFIGLDVCLAILRVLHEGFGNPKYAPCPLLVNMVTAGYLGVKSGEGFYRYEAGSKDINVSGMFVK comes from the coding sequence ATCAAACAGATAACCGTAATCGGTTCAGGCACTATGGGAAACGGCATCGCACATGTTTGTGCGCAATTTGGCTATCAGGTAGCGCTGGTGGATATCGCACAAACGGCATTGAATAAGGCCATACAGACCATTACTAAAAATCTGGACCGGCAGATACAAAAAGGAGCCATTACGGAAGACATCAAAAGTACCACACTTCAAAATATACAAACCTACACAGAACTAAAGGCCGCGGCAGCCAACAGTGATCTGGTGATTGAGGCTGCTTCTGAGCATTTCAGCATTAAAGAAAAGATTTTTAAAGAACTGGACGAAGTATGTCCGTTGCATTGCATACTGGCCAGCAACACGTCCTCGATTTCCATAACCCGGATTGCGGCAGTGACGAAACGCCCGGACAGGGTGATAGGTATGCACTTCATGAATCCGGTGCCCGTGATGAAATTGGTGGAGGTGATACGCGGTTACGCGACGAGTGATGAAACCACCCATCTGGTTTTTGAAGTGTCGAAGGCACTGCAAAAAATTCCGGTAGAAGTGACCGACTATCCGGGATTTGTAGCCAACCGTATCCTGATGCCTATGATCAATGAAGCCATCTATTCACTTTATGAAGGCGTAGCAGGCGTCCATGAAATTGACACGGTGATGAAACTGGGCATGGCCCATCCGATGGGACCGCTGCAACTCGCAGATTTTATTGGGTTGGATGTCTGCCTGGCCATTTTAAGAGTACTACACGAAGGTTTCGGAAACCCTAAATACGCGCCTTGTCCGCTGCTGGTAAATATGGTCACCGCCGGATATTTGGGTGTGAAAAGCGGTGAAGGTTTTTACAGATACGAAGCTGGCAGTAAAGACATCAATGTGAGCGGTATGTTTGTGAAATAA
- a CDS encoding T9SS type A sorting domain-containing protein, translating to MRVIRTSYDPNEKSILSGSTLTPSQVSNGEYISYIIHFQNYGNDTAFRVVVLDTLSVNVDASSLQITGASHTYTLDIIDEHILKFTFSNIRLSFDTLDISSTGFISYKVSPKTGLSLGSSIDNTAHIFFDYNEPVATNTVRTNIILLSAVKTNPANKGKLKLYPNPNAGKFSVQFENATNSAVELEIVSIKGETLYLEKKPHQASSLFDLDMSRFPKGIYWIKLNDGTAIYSSSVIVQ from the coding sequence GTGAGAGTCATCAGAACTTCTTACGACCCGAATGAGAAATCCATTTTATCCGGCAGCACATTGACTCCATCGCAAGTCAGCAACGGGGAGTATATATCCTACATCATCCATTTCCAAAACTACGGCAATGATACTGCTTTCAGAGTGGTGGTACTGGATACGCTCAGCGTTAATGTGGATGCCTCTTCACTTCAAATAACGGGCGCATCCCATACCTATACGCTCGATATCATCGACGAGCATATCCTCAAGTTTACGTTCAGCAATATCCGCCTGTCCTTTGATACACTCGACATTTCCAGTACCGGCTTTATTTCTTATAAAGTAAGCCCGAAAACCGGACTTTCCTTAGGCAGCAGCATCGATAATACCGCACATATTTTCTTTGATTACAATGAGCCGGTTGCGACGAATACGGTAAGAACAAATATCATCTTATTGTCTGCTGTCAAAACAAACCCGGCAAATAAAGGAAAATTGAAGCTCTATCCCAATCCGAATGCGGGCAAATTCAGTGTCCAATTTGAGAATGCGACCAATTCTGCCGTTGAACTGGAAATTGTCAGTATCAAAGGTGAAACCTTGTACCTGGAAAAGAAACCCCATCAGGCATCATCCCTTTTTGATTTGGATATGAGCCGTTTTCCAAAAGGCATCTATTGGATAAAGCTGAATGACGGAACCGCCATTTACAGCAGTTCCGTGATAGTACAATGA
- a CDS encoding zinc metalloprotease — protein sequence MKKLILIGSLAAVLFAGCKKNEDDQLVNPTDNNTSVQRSCGSMEVLAAQMNADPALEARMNSIEAFTQDAIAKGATARLVNGVIEIPVVVNVLYKTASENISLTQIQSQIDVLNEDFNATNADYSLVPSAFSGVKANVGIRFVLDQVIRKSTNKRSWGTNDAMKKSSQGGINPTSPTTKLNMWSCTLSNGILGYAQFPGGSSSTDGVVILNTAFGRTGTVRAPYNKGRTATHEVGHWLNLRHIWGDATCGSDLVSDTPTHNTANYGCPAAGHKSTCTGTPIEMTMNYMDYTDDPCMYMFSLGQKSRILAVFATGGPRASFAL from the coding sequence ATGAAAAAACTAATTTTAATCGGCTCACTGGCTGCTGTGCTTTTTGCCGGATGTAAAAAAAATGAAGATGACCAATTGGTTAATCCGACAGACAACAACACCAGTGTACAAAGAAGCTGCGGCTCCATGGAAGTATTGGCAGCACAGATGAATGCAGATCCTGCATTGGAAGCGCGTATGAACTCCATTGAAGCATTCACACAGGATGCCATTGCTAAAGGAGCCACTGCCCGTTTGGTGAATGGTGTAATTGAAATACCGGTGGTTGTCAACGTGTTATACAAAACAGCTTCTGAAAATATTTCTTTAACTCAGATTCAGTCCCAAATTGACGTATTGAACGAAGACTTTAATGCCACCAATGCTGACTACAGCCTGGTTCCGTCTGCTTTTTCCGGTGTTAAGGCAAATGTTGGTATACGTTTCGTATTAGACCAGGTTATCCGAAAATCCACTAACAAAAGAAGTTGGGGAACCAATGATGCCATGAAGAAAAGCTCACAGGGCGGTATCAATCCGACCTCTCCTACAACTAAATTAAATATGTGGTCATGTACATTATCAAACGGGATTCTGGGTTACGCTCAATTTCCAGGCGGTTCTTCTTCAACGGATGGCGTGGTAATCTTAAATACCGCTTTTGGACGTACAGGTACGGTTCGGGCTCCTTATAACAAAGGCAGAACAGCGACTCACGAAGTTGGTCATTGGCTGAACTTACGCCACATCTGGGGTGATGCCACCTGCGGAAGCGACCTGGTAAGTGATACGCCAACACATAACACCGCCAATTATGGATGTCCTGCCGCAGGTCACAAATCTACCTGTACAGGTACACCTATCGAAATGACGATGAACTATATGGATTATACAGACGATCCGTGTATGTATATGTTCTCTTTAGGTCAAAAATCAAGAATTCTGGCTGTTTTTGCTACCGGCGGACCAAGAGCGTCTTTTGCACTATAA
- a CDS encoding 4Fe-4S dicluster domain-containing protein, which yields MAIRITDECINCGACEPECPNNAIYEGGIEWAIKDGTNVSGQYTLKDGSVVGVDEKQKPVSNDVYFIVTDKCTECKGFHEEPQCAAVCPVDCCIPDEMNVETEEELLARKARLHI from the coding sequence ATGGCAATCAGAATAACCGATGAATGTATAAATTGTGGCGCATGTGAGCCGGAATGCCCGAATAATGCGATTTACGAGGGTGGTATTGAGTGGGCTATCAAGGATGGAACGAATGTATCCGGACAATATACCTTAAAAGATGGAAGTGTGGTAGGTGTTGATGAAAAGCAAAAACCGGTTTCCAACGATGTTTATTTTATAGTAACAGATAAATGCACCGAATGCAAAGGATTTCACGAAGAACCACAATGCGCGGCGGTCTGCCCGGTGGATTGCTGTATTCCCGATGAGATGAATGTAGAAACGGAAGAAGAACTGTTAGCAAGAAAAGCAAGATTGCACATATAA